The following nucleotide sequence is from Alteromonas sp. V450.
TCGTGCCATAAGCGGTTAAAATAGAAAGATGTATAATGGATATCAGCACCACGCAGCGTGATCTTATCTGCGAATGCACTGGCGCCGCTCCAGAGTGGCTGCAGTTGGGCTACTGCGGGAGCGATAAAGGCCGCGTCCGGACTGTCATCACTTGCTTCTGTTTGGGTGTGTTTAAGCGAGACACTCCAGTCAAACGAAACTAATTCAACACCGATAGTGCTTAGGTTTTTAAAGGTGATGGGGCGGTAAGCATTACTGGTAAAATCACTTTCCCCCTGGCCCCAAAAGCCTTTGATTGAAAGGTTGAAATTTTCAAATGGCTTCAAATAGCTTACGTCAGTTCCATCAAAGCTTCTCGCTGGTACAATGCCGTATACTTCAGTGGGGACTTTCACCCATGGATAGGCGATGGAAACGTCTCTCGTGTCGCTGAAGTGAAAAATGTCGGCTGCAACACGGCCCGCTCTTAACTGCCAAGAGGGGGATATTTCATACCGCAAAAACGCCATTTGCGTGACGGAATCGATATTCTGCCTATCTTGCTCCCGATAGACAAATTGCCCTACGAAATCAAGCCGATCGGTAAAACGATAATCAACCTGAAGGCCTAATAAACTTAGTGGTTTAAATGCAAATCCATCTTTTTTAGCGAGTGCCGCTTGTGAGCGGTCGGTTCTAAATTGATAAGTGCTTGTATCGGCAGTGGCTGTTGCTAGCGTTCCAAAACCACTCACTTTTAATTTGTCTTGCTTTGCTGATGCGGTATTGTGCAAAAGCACGCTTACGAGGGCGACCAAAACACACATCGATTTACACATATTACAGGTATACCTAAGTCCAGTCATAAATTTTGCGAAATAAAAAAATTCAAATCTTGTCGATAGTTACTATGATAGTAAATAAAATTAAAAACGACTGAAAAAACTGTCATTTTTTGTATGTGGGCGAGTACGGCGTAGCGTGAAAATGGCTTTCGGTAAATGTCGCCATTATTTACATGTCTTGTATGCCATAGAGACCGCAGGTAGAGCCTTTAAGCCAAAATATTGCAGAGTTTTTTGTCCCAGTAGGGCGTGCCACTGAAGCGCTTGGCTAAAAAATCAATAAAGGCGCGAACCTTGGGTGCCAGTAAACGATTGCTGGGGTATACTGCCCATAGTGCACAGTCTGTGGCTAAGGGATAGTCTTGTAGTATTTGAACTAGTTCGCCGCTTTCTAGGTGAGGGTAGCTGCACCAGGTAGCAGTCAAGGTAATGCCACAGCCTTGAATACAGGCATCGCGCACCGCTTCGCCGTTATCCATTCGCAAATAGTTAGGCGTTTTTACTGAAGTAACCCCATGAGACCCTTTGAATTCCCATACCTCTAGTCCGGTAAGATTAACTACCTTGTGATTTTTTAGGTCGGATGGTGTTTCAGGGGCGCCGTATTTGTTGATGTAACTTTTAGAAGCGACAATGATGCGTCTGTCATCAGCAAGTTTTTTTGCATGTAGATTGGAGTCTTTCAATTCTGCATCGCGAATGGCGACGTCGAATCCTCCTTCTACCACATCTAAAATACTGTCGCTAAACCTGAAATCGATGTTCAGTTTTGGGAATTGCTCTAAAAATTCAGGGAGCGCAGGAATTAAATGCATTCGACCAAATGAAGCCGGGGCTGTTACTCGCAATGTGCCCTGCGGCGTTTGAGCAGCGCTGCCAACAGCAGCTTGTGCCGTTTCGATGCTGTCTAACACTTCTTGAGCATGGGGGAGAAACAGCTTTCCATCATCGGTAAGCGATACTTTCCGAGTGGTTCTATGAATTAACCGCACACCTAGTGTTTCTTCTAGTTTACTAATATGTGCGCTGGCAACAGCGGGCGAAATGTTGAGCTCACGGCCAGCTAAACTAATGTTCGTAGTGCTGGCAATACGCACAAAAAGTTTAAGGTGTTCTATGTTCATTTCGATTATCAACAAAAACTAAAAACTGTATGCCTTTATACTCTAATTTTCATCTGAAGTCCTAGTGTTTATACAACTTCCCGTAGTGCTTCCCTTAGCTCGTTTTTGGCGCGGTAACCTTCGTTATTGCACTGGAACTGATTATATAGAAAAGACAGCGCTGTCTACACCATTCAAATGTTTTATAATTCTTCGCGCAGAGGAGAAATAAACGTGAATGAATATGCTCGATATTTTAATGGCTACCCCTCAACCATTGTAGAACAGGCCCTTCAGCTCATCTCGAATAACCGGCTGCAAAGCTACTTGTTAAAGAAATACCCAGAGGCCCATGAAATTACAAACGACAAATTGTTGTATCAGTATGCGACCGAATTAAAAAAGCAATATTTAAAAAATGCGCCACCATTTGGGCGGGCTGCGTTTAGAAAACAAGGGGACATGATAACCAACGCGTTAGGTACGCATACTTACCGTATGCAGGGAAAAACCCGTAAACACGATTTAGCTATTAACAACGATTTACTCTATGCGCCGGAGCCTTTGCTTAAAGCGCTGGTAGTACATGAATTAGCGCACTTTAAAGAGAAAGAGCACAACAAAGCCTTTTACAAACTTTGCTGTTATATGGAGCCTGACTACCATCAGCTTGAATTGGATTTACGGCTGTTCTGTGTAGCCGTTGCTATGGGAGATAATCCATACGTTTAGCGCTAATTCACGACTGCTGACGAGTTAAAATGATAAAGGGCTAATGTCTATAGTTGGGGTGTCTTCTATAGTAGTTAAATCAATACTGTCAATTAGTGGCTAAAACGAAAAATATTGAGTGAATAAGGAGTATGGATGAGCATTGCGAAAATTATGTCTACGCGGGTGGTTAGCGTGCACATGGATGACAGCCTACAGTCATTACGCGAGCTCTTTGCTGCCACGGGCTTTCATCACTTAGTTGTTGTTCACGACAACAAACTGCAAGGCATTATATCTGACAGAGACTTATTGAAATCGATTAGCCCTTTTGTAGATACCCTAAGCGAACGGAAGCTTGATCGCGCTACATTGGATAGAAAAGCGCACCAAATCATGACCCGTGAGGTCATCACACTTAACCCAAGTGACTCTGTTTATTCGGCCATTGAGCTTTTTAATACCCACAAAATTTCCTGCATTCCTATTATCGACACGAATAGGCACCCGGTAGGCGTGGTATCGTGGCGCGATGTAATGAAATTTATGCAAAGTAGGGTAGAGGCAAAGCGTTAGTTTTGCGCACTTTAATCGTATTAAACCGGCGAAAGACAAGAGACGTCTCTACCAGATTCCATAGGTCTTCTGGTAGAGCGCTTTTTGACATATCAGTGCTGAGCGTTGCGATAGCTCACTTTAAACAATAGGCTGTAAAGTACGGGTACTGCAATAAGTGTTAGTACTGTGGCAAATGCCAATCCACCCATAATAGTCACTGCCATGTCAGCGAAGAAAGGGTCGAACAGTAGCGGCGCCATGCCTAAAATGGTAGTAACCGCAG
It contains:
- a CDS encoding LysR family transcriptional regulator, yielding MNIEHLKLFVRIASTTNISLAGRELNISPAVASAHISKLEETLGVRLIHRTTRKVSLTDDGKLFLPHAQEVLDSIETAQAAVGSAAQTPQGTLRVTAPASFGRMHLIPALPEFLEQFPKLNIDFRFSDSILDVVEGGFDVAIRDAELKDSNLHAKKLADDRRIIVASKSYINKYGAPETPSDLKNHKVVNLTGLEVWEFKGSHGVTSVKTPNYLRMDNGEAVRDACIQGCGITLTATWCSYPHLESGELVQILQDYPLATDCALWAVYPSNRLLAPKVRAFIDFLAKRFSGTPYWDKKLCNILA
- a CDS encoding M48 family metallopeptidase; the encoded protein is MNEYARYFNGYPSTIVEQALQLISNNRLQSYLLKKYPEAHEITNDKLLYQYATELKKQYLKNAPPFGRAAFRKQGDMITNALGTHTYRMQGKTRKHDLAINNDLLYAPEPLLKALVVHELAHFKEKEHNKAFYKLCCYMEPDYHQLELDLRLFCVAVAMGDNPYV
- a CDS encoding CBS domain-containing protein is translated as MSIAKIMSTRVVSVHMDDSLQSLRELFAATGFHHLVVVHDNKLQGIISDRDLLKSISPFVDTLSERKLDRATLDRKAHQIMTREVITLNPSDSVYSAIELFNTHKISCIPIIDTNRHPVGVVSWRDVMKFMQSRVEAKR